A stretch of Lujinxingia sediminis DNA encodes these proteins:
- a CDS encoding phosphatase PAP2 family protein, protein MNFTRPHFSALFAALLFVFSAPALTLAQQPASEPAPAVEASQPPSTTATVPLSQNYSPVALGTLGVLFPTSAVLTVFGGRLFAAPVPAMGTPTPGSLDYRVAETFHGNLETGAPFLGGIPDYGGYALSALPMLYYGLGATWSGLTGKSLYPWQGPYHLHSTMAYLESFTWTALLTTAAKFFVGRARPYVALERRAYGWHGGEDYLSFFSGHSSLSFAAATFLARDISDGLYHRVLADAEPTERFLLGRALPYTLLYGAATTVAVSRLYDQKHFLSDVVVGAAVGTLISTLVYNTRFDARGVPRTRRGLALDVAPSPSPAPAHHQARSTIDDRAGVSTHKRLDLAIP, encoded by the coding sequence ATGAACTTCACTCGCCCCCATTTCAGCGCGCTCTTCGCGGCGCTGCTCTTCGTCTTCAGCGCGCCCGCGCTGACCCTCGCCCAACAGCCCGCCTCGGAGCCCGCGCCTGCCGTAGAAGCATCACAGCCCCCCTCCACTACGGCGACGGTTCCCCTGTCCCAGAACTACTCCCCCGTGGCTCTGGGCACCCTGGGCGTGCTTTTTCCCACCTCGGCGGTGCTCACCGTCTTCGGCGGTCGCCTCTTCGCCGCACCGGTGCCCGCGATGGGCACGCCCACCCCGGGGAGCCTCGACTACCGCGTCGCCGAAACCTTTCACGGCAATCTCGAAACCGGCGCGCCCTTCCTGGGAGGCATCCCCGACTATGGTGGGTACGCCCTCAGCGCGCTCCCGATGCTCTACTACGGACTGGGCGCCACCTGGTCAGGACTCACAGGCAAGAGCCTCTACCCCTGGCAGGGCCCCTACCACCTGCACTCCACGATGGCGTATCTGGAGAGCTTTACCTGGACGGCGCTCCTGACCACCGCCGCCAAATTCTTCGTGGGCCGCGCGCGCCCCTACGTCGCACTGGAGCGACGCGCCTACGGCTGGCACGGCGGCGAGGATTACCTCTCGTTCTTTTCGGGTCACTCCTCGTTGAGTTTTGCGGCGGCGACCTTTCTGGCCCGAGATATAAGCGATGGGCTCTACCACCGCGTGCTGGCCGACGCCGAACCGACCGAGCGTTTTTTGCTCGGTCGCGCGCTGCCCTACACCCTGCTCTACGGCGCGGCGACCACCGTTGCGGTGAGTCGACTCTACGATCAGAAACACTTTCTCTCCGACGTCGTCGTCGGCGCGGCGGTGGGGACCCTGATCTCGACGCTGGTTTATAACACCCGCTTTGACGCGCGCGGCGTACCCCGCACGCGCCGTGGCCTTGCCCTCGACGTCGCCCCCAGCCCCTCGCCGGCTCCAGCGCACCACCAGGCACGCTCAACCATCGATGACCGCGCGGGCGTTTCCACACACAAGCGCCTCGACCTCGCCATCCCCTGA
- a CDS encoding cyclic nucleotide-binding domain-containing protein, which yields MVQIRLLDLLNTIDDAVESQEHARALQLIMANWYNLPDPSPLRERTAVILATVGRKREAVEVYTLAARHYANAGFPTRAIAAIKQMHALHPASTELLDHFATLYSVRSPYLENGRPQPSFPQPAGNLTTQVHGGEPDLDELFERVLERATDPDGTAERPGSLPALPLLSVLPPDALRRVLDFVDYEIFPNAQLVFEPSQKSADLLWTVSNDLTVNEGTKTFRIPAGSLLGLNAFGGSERAPRYRVLSERGSECLRLAQSAIGKLNDELPDFLNRLATLRRHALTEGLLDRHELFTHLSAEERARVVGRFTGLTLDKGTLCVRQGRPSPGLFILLDGKVDIIRKDDDWEITVATLGIGEVVGEVGLVASDQATATVVCTAAGHALFLAREDFEILASEHPPIAQFTARLARERLDAIESTLSAQDLAEVP from the coding sequence ATGGTGCAAATCCGCCTCCTCGACCTCCTCAACACCATCGATGATGCCGTCGAGTCTCAAGAGCACGCCCGCGCGCTCCAGCTCATCATGGCCAACTGGTACAACCTCCCCGACCCCTCGCCGCTGCGAGAGCGCACCGCGGTGATCCTTGCCACGGTGGGCCGAAAACGCGAGGCGGTCGAAGTCTACACCCTGGCAGCTCGCCACTACGCCAACGCCGGTTTTCCCACCCGCGCGATCGCCGCTATCAAACAGATGCACGCACTTCACCCGGCCTCCACCGAGCTGCTGGACCACTTCGCCACCCTCTACTCTGTGCGCAGCCCTTACCTGGAGAACGGGCGCCCCCAGCCGAGCTTTCCCCAACCCGCCGGCAACCTCACCACTCAGGTGCATGGCGGCGAGCCCGACCTCGACGAACTCTTTGAACGTGTGCTCGAGCGCGCCACCGACCCCGACGGCACCGCCGAGCGTCCGGGCAGCCTCCCGGCGCTCCCCCTGCTCAGCGTGCTACCGCCAGACGCCCTTCGCCGGGTGCTCGACTTTGTCGACTACGAGATCTTCCCGAACGCTCAGCTCGTCTTCGAGCCCTCCCAGAAGTCGGCGGACCTCTTATGGACCGTCAGCAACGATCTCACCGTCAACGAAGGCACCAAAACCTTCCGTATCCCGGCCGGCTCCCTGCTCGGACTCAACGCCTTCGGCGGCAGCGAGCGCGCCCCTCGCTACCGTGTGCTCAGCGAGCGCGGCAGCGAGTGCCTTCGACTGGCTCAAAGCGCGATCGGCAAACTCAACGACGAGCTTCCCGACTTCCTCAACCGCCTGGCCACGCTTCGACGCCACGCGCTGACCGAAGGACTTCTCGATCGCCACGAGCTCTTCACCCACCTCAGCGCGGAGGAGCGGGCCCGCGTCGTCGGGCGTTTCACAGGTCTGACCCTCGACAAGGGCACCCTTTGCGTGCGTCAGGGACGCCCCAGCCCCGGCCTCTTCATCCTCCTCGATGGCAAAGTGGATATCATCCGCAAAGACGACGACTGGGAGATCACGGTCGCCACCCTGGGCATCGGCGAAGTCGTCGGCGAGGTAGGGCTGGTGGCTAGCGATCAGGCCACCGCCACGGTCGTGTGCACTGCCGCAGGCCACGCCCTATTCCTGGCGCGAGAAGATTTCGAGATCCTTGCCTCCGAACACCCACCCATCGCACAGTTTACAGCACGCCTGGCCCGCGAGCGCCTCGACGCCATCGAGAGCACACTCTCGGCCCAGGATTTGGCCGAGGTTCCCTGA
- a CDS encoding S8 family serine peptidase produces the protein MMRPTRPLKRRLAPACATFAGLALFLGLSGVATAQSAPDVSPAAPWQACLNGATPSTQNVPGVDISGLDTIPADRDILDTNPAYDEVVLDFDDDLSNDEILAFTRAQNLSAELNSPFSDDENVFVARVEEGAVPYVKDCLRATAPDGWLESIEENIEYRAYFVPDDPLYQFQWNFEQVGAEEAWKVSTGRDVVVAVIDTGVTVSDDARRGIKVGKDLQGVATVPGYDFVDKTDFVYDGHGHGTHVAGTIAQATNNGYGVAGLAFESKIMPLRVLNSRGFGSVADIADAVRFAADNGAQVINMSLGGPLPSLVLKRAVDYAHKKGVTVVAAAGNGGKRSPSYPAAYDHAFAVAATQFDQRTTFYSQWGTYVDIAAPGGNTRIDQNGDGRPDGIMQETHPAGQTNKHEFALYMGTSMASPHVAAAAALVIATGVTHPDKVQEVLQKAANTSMRDKYKSEEEYRERYGAGLLQADKAVVQSTTDQGTTRYGGALLLVLLTAFGLRRRDMMGRLPDHLPLVATSAAVVAGGLFFVPLLVPAGGTLGFVANVIGRPLAEANVLVSGLGAHQNPLLASFLIPLVAYAFLGGHRVGRALAGGIALGMAGFSLTEAFQLTSDVSWIPGMNILDRVWLAANGLLSLAIGFFGLKRD, from the coding sequence ATGATGCGACCGACACGCCCCCTGAAACGCCGCCTCGCGCCGGCATGCGCTACCTTCGCCGGCCTCGCCCTCTTCCTGGGCCTCAGCGGTGTCGCCACCGCGCAAAGCGCCCCCGACGTCAGCCCGGCCGCTCCCTGGCAGGCCTGTCTCAATGGTGCCACTCCCTCCACACAAAACGTCCCCGGCGTCGACATCAGCGGCCTGGACACCATCCCCGCCGATCGCGACATCCTCGACACCAACCCGGCCTACGATGAAGTCGTCCTCGATTTCGACGACGATCTCTCCAACGACGAGATCCTGGCCTTTACCCGGGCCCAGAACTTAAGCGCTGAGCTCAACAGCCCCTTCTCCGATGACGAGAACGTCTTCGTAGCCCGCGTCGAAGAGGGCGCCGTTCCCTACGTCAAAGACTGCCTCCGTGCCACAGCCCCGGACGGCTGGCTTGAGAGCATCGAAGAGAACATCGAATACCGGGCCTACTTTGTGCCTGACGATCCGCTCTACCAGTTCCAGTGGAACTTTGAGCAGGTTGGCGCCGAAGAAGCCTGGAAAGTCTCCACCGGCCGCGACGTGGTCGTCGCCGTCATCGACACCGGCGTGACTGTCTCCGACGACGCCCGCCGGGGCATCAAAGTCGGTAAAGACCTCCAGGGTGTTGCGACCGTCCCCGGCTATGACTTCGTCGATAAAACCGACTTCGTCTACGACGGTCATGGCCATGGCACCCACGTTGCCGGCACCATCGCTCAGGCCACCAACAACGGCTACGGTGTGGCCGGTCTGGCCTTTGAATCCAAAATCATGCCGCTGCGCGTGCTCAACAGCCGGGGCTTTGGCTCGGTCGCCGACATCGCCGATGCCGTACGCTTCGCCGCCGACAACGGCGCGCAGGTCATCAACATGAGCCTGGGCGGCCCGCTTCCCAGCCTGGTCCTTAAACGAGCCGTCGACTACGCCCACAAGAAAGGTGTGACCGTCGTGGCCGCCGCCGGCAACGGCGGAAAGCGCTCGCCGAGCTACCCGGCGGCTTACGACCACGCATTCGCCGTGGCTGCCACCCAGTTTGATCAGCGCACCACCTTCTACTCCCAGTGGGGAACCTACGTCGATATCGCCGCTCCCGGAGGAAACACCCGCATCGACCAGAACGGCGACGGACGCCCCGACGGTATCATGCAGGAGACTCACCCTGCCGGGCAGACTAACAAGCACGAGTTTGCCCTCTACATGGGCACCTCCATGGCCAGCCCGCATGTCGCCGCGGCCGCCGCACTCGTCATCGCCACCGGCGTCACCCACCCTGACAAGGTACAGGAGGTCCTGCAGAAGGCGGCAAACACCTCCATGCGTGACAAGTACAAGAGCGAGGAAGAGTACCGTGAGCGCTACGGCGCCGGCCTGCTTCAGGCCGATAAGGCCGTCGTGCAATCCACCACCGACCAGGGCACCACCCGCTACGGCGGTGCCCTTCTCCTGGTGCTCCTCACCGCCTTCGGTTTGCGCCGTCGCGACATGATGGGACGCCTCCCCGACCACCTGCCCCTGGTTGCCACCAGCGCCGCAGTGGTCGCCGGCGGCCTCTTCTTCGTCCCCCTTCTTGTCCCGGCCGGCGGCACACTTGGCTTCGTGGCCAACGTCATCGGACGTCCCCTGGCCGAGGCCAACGTGCTCGTCTCCGGTCTTGGCGCACACCAGAACCCGCTGCTCGCCAGCTTCCTCATCCCGCTGGTGGCCTACGCCTTCCTCGGTGGTCACCGCGTCGGGCGCGCCCTGGCCGGCGGCATCGCCCTGGGCATGGCCGGCTTCAGCCTCACCGAGGCGTTCCAGCTCACCTCCGACGTCAGCTGGATCCCGGGCATGAACATCCTTGACCGCGTCTGGCTCGCGGCCAACGGACTGCTCAGCCTTGCGATCGGCTTCTTCGGCCTCAAGCGCGACTGA
- a CDS encoding PilZ domain-containing protein, whose amino-acid sequence MTEQRKQQRVGCDMILNKIESGHTNICRATDVSLGGIRLERVAEAYRSEGESVQLQFALPGEEEPIWVAGQKVYDADGQVGVRFTNISHGHFVKLRAWLRAQAISEGFPEFSL is encoded by the coding sequence ATGACGGAGCAACGTAAACAGCAGCGCGTAGGCTGTGATATGATCCTCAATAAGATCGAGTCCGGGCATACCAACATCTGCCGGGCGACCGATGTGTCGCTGGGGGGCATCCGGCTGGAGCGGGTGGCCGAGGCCTACCGCAGTGAGGGCGAGTCGGTGCAGTTGCAGTTTGCGCTTCCGGGTGAGGAGGAGCCGATCTGGGTGGCCGGCCAGAAGGTTTATGATGCAGACGGGCAGGTGGGCGTGCGCTTTACGAACATCTCGCACGGACATTTTGTGAAGTTGCGGGCGTGGCTGCGGGCTCAGGCGATCTCGGAGGGGTTTCCGGAGTTTTCGCTCTGA
- a CDS encoding ATP-binding protein: MNTDAPHELQEAPRADESLEQVRLIGTGELGESFEVLRMRLAEGEPTEVSGEIPRPERFVLKKLTFARIRDPDEFARHFDSLTRLDHRNLARYHEIFRGEQVTRLMRDYVDGMPLDAYLLRPITDAEQVILSASSSPETPAASHHEDDLPTIELPASLDEESDLPTESEEPSSRDTDAVPEALATDRPNTLEIPESLLEDSEAADRTLDLIILRIQAIGPQIVAALEYLHRFRKVHGGLKPTNILINEAGQVRLTDFGLHPHLERPGSGDLRACYSAPELRRGDFSPAADLYALGVILFEALAGKPFDACQRLVEREEGARPRLERIFLSEVAPHCPAAWVNLIHGLLASDPQRRPSLNDVLDLLSTGENRSVTIPATVVEDREVLYGRREIFDQLTTRASLCAQERRLGLSVVEGPQGTGKTALIDALAHWASQLGWIVLRGRCFHRDTSTYQGWDEIAEQLATIIARLPEKSRQRMETARYQAARIFPALHERRESDCAVGRRSAIDALRRVLVELSEQRPVLIALEDTHFAGLDTAALLADLTNDPRGMRVFMLTSILTDPRKDHDTPPFFGELATSPITLHRVEVHGFSKEEAREYVLANAANLSLRSKQLILRRGNLHPRLIDELIYEFEQAPTQASEELDADEAMAVDELLTAFIRRRVAQLTRPERLGLQLLAVASSPLTTQTLGLAMGRELGASAMSAQGGEAVIETLLHRRLARQSRARAGEGHDATYAIIHDRARNVLLNELGRDHHARLCGLIADALRESKTGSDARRLNYLRRAGRQREAVEVAFRVAHSAQNRFAWDRALELWQVINAHEPEDSPRRNEIHRALFEAAVALARTDQARNHLHALLATDSIEDRLAIRRQWMEALLASGHPDEAIDTLDDALQEVGSAYRRGRLRAGLRAWRRRLAVGLARWSDATAVARDQRPPARTFETARLLWRASEASHLLQSARRDRLTTHFARLATVHNYGPWLARDRLQMVSAPHLPLMVDPAAPVDRWLQQSLTLAERFDDPGCRARALELQGLLAAHRGRWSDARELLHQSIDTLQHVGIDDAIFATRWLSHITRVALELGQISDVMPIVDNLAHRLRRDRAASAHIALCRVDLLVARGDIEQAALALSPASELAERTPNSLLFLEVTSRRATIDLALGRPELVIAHLDLLRDQVFDRDFLALPHVEFALNRALARALASQAERQRTLQQETLTATLHRLARVIRRLARHEQHLGLSERAAWLRLRARLALLREHHSRAARFVRQAIDLCAPSQSVLSQTLNQEALGLILTRQERPEARQILESARALAATHAFYLPLVLEGWPVPRAHAVLKADTA; the protein is encoded by the coding sequence ATGAACACCGACGCCCCCCACGAACTTCAGGAGGCGCCGCGCGCCGACGAGTCCCTCGAGCAGGTCCGACTCATCGGCACCGGTGAGCTCGGGGAGTCGTTTGAGGTCTTGCGCATGCGCCTGGCCGAGGGGGAGCCCACCGAGGTCAGCGGAGAGATTCCTCGTCCGGAGCGCTTCGTTCTCAAGAAGCTGACCTTTGCAAGAATCCGCGACCCCGACGAGTTTGCGCGCCACTTCGATAGCCTCACTCGCCTCGATCATCGCAATCTGGCTCGCTACCACGAGATCTTCCGTGGCGAGCAGGTCACCCGACTGATGCGCGACTACGTCGACGGAATGCCGCTCGACGCCTACCTGCTTCGTCCGATCACCGACGCTGAGCAGGTCATCCTAAGCGCCAGCTCCTCCCCCGAGACGCCTGCCGCTTCGCACCACGAAGATGATCTGCCCACCATCGAACTTCCTGCCAGCCTCGATGAAGAGAGCGATCTTCCCACCGAGTCCGAAGAACCATCGTCCCGTGACACCGACGCCGTCCCCGAAGCCCTCGCCACCGATCGCCCCAACACCCTGGAGATCCCCGAGTCGTTGCTCGAAGACTCCGAGGCTGCCGATCGCACGCTCGATCTGATCATCCTGCGCATCCAGGCAATTGGCCCGCAGATCGTCGCGGCCCTGGAGTACCTCCACCGCTTTCGTAAAGTTCACGGCGGGCTCAAGCCGACCAACATCCTGATCAATGAAGCCGGCCAGGTTCGCCTGACCGACTTCGGCCTCCACCCCCACCTGGAGCGCCCGGGCTCCGGCGATCTACGTGCCTGCTACAGCGCGCCGGAGCTTCGCCGAGGCGATTTCAGCCCGGCGGCCGACCTCTACGCCCTGGGCGTGATCCTCTTCGAGGCCCTCGCCGGCAAACCCTTCGACGCCTGCCAGCGCCTGGTTGAGCGCGAGGAAGGCGCCCGACCACGCCTTGAGCGCATCTTCCTCTCGGAGGTTGCTCCGCACTGCCCGGCCGCCTGGGTTAACCTTATCCATGGCCTGCTCGCCAGCGATCCTCAGCGTCGCCCCTCTCTCAACGACGTGCTCGATCTTCTGTCCACCGGCGAGAACCGCTCGGTCACGATCCCGGCCACCGTCGTCGAAGACCGGGAGGTGCTTTACGGACGTCGCGAGATCTTCGACCAGCTCACCACCCGCGCCAGCCTCTGCGCTCAGGAGCGTCGTCTGGGCCTAAGCGTGGTCGAAGGCCCCCAGGGCACCGGCAAAACGGCACTGATCGACGCCCTGGCCCACTGGGCCTCTCAGCTCGGCTGGATCGTGCTGCGGGGACGATGCTTTCATCGCGATACCAGCACCTACCAGGGGTGGGACGAGATCGCCGAGCAACTCGCCACGATCATCGCTCGCCTCCCCGAGAAGTCCCGCCAGCGCATGGAGACGGCCCGCTATCAGGCCGCCCGCATCTTCCCCGCGCTGCACGAGCGACGCGAATCCGACTGCGCAGTTGGCCGACGCTCGGCCATCGACGCGCTTCGACGCGTGCTCGTCGAACTCAGCGAGCAACGCCCGGTGCTCATCGCCCTCGAAGACACCCACTTTGCCGGGCTGGACACCGCCGCACTCCTCGCCGATCTGACAAACGATCCCCGTGGCATGCGCGTCTTCATGCTCACAAGCATCCTCACCGATCCTCGCAAAGACCACGACACCCCTCCCTTTTTCGGCGAGCTCGCGACCTCTCCTATCACGCTGCATCGCGTCGAGGTCCACGGCTTCTCCAAAGAAGAAGCTCGCGAGTATGTGCTGGCCAACGCCGCCAACCTCTCCTTGCGAAGCAAGCAGTTGATTCTGCGACGGGGCAACCTTCACCCGCGTTTGATCGATGAACTTATCTACGAGTTTGAGCAGGCCCCGACCCAGGCCTCCGAAGAGCTCGACGCCGACGAAGCGATGGCGGTCGACGAGCTCCTCACAGCCTTTATCCGACGTCGTGTCGCCCAGCTGACCCGGCCCGAGCGCCTGGGACTTCAGCTGCTCGCGGTGGCCTCATCGCCACTCACCACCCAGACCCTCGGGCTGGCAATGGGGCGGGAGCTCGGAGCAAGTGCCATGAGCGCCCAGGGCGGCGAGGCGGTCATCGAAACTCTTCTTCACCGGCGTCTCGCTCGCCAGTCTCGCGCCCGTGCCGGCGAAGGCCACGACGCGACCTACGCAATCATTCACGACCGCGCCCGCAACGTTCTGCTCAATGAACTCGGCCGCGATCATCACGCGCGCCTCTGTGGCCTTATCGCCGACGCGTTGCGCGAATCCAAAACGGGAAGCGACGCCAGGCGGCTCAATTACCTGCGTCGCGCCGGCCGGCAACGGGAAGCGGTTGAGGTGGCCTTCAGGGTCGCCCACAGCGCACAAAACCGCTTCGCCTGGGATCGCGCCCTGGAACTCTGGCAGGTGATCAACGCCCATGAGCCCGAGGATTCGCCACGTCGAAACGAGATCCACCGCGCGCTCTTCGAGGCTGCCGTCGCCCTGGCTCGCACCGATCAGGCGCGCAACCATCTTCATGCGTTGCTTGCCACCGATTCCATTGAGGATCGCCTTGCGATACGACGCCAGTGGATGGAGGCGCTGCTGGCCTCGGGACACCCCGATGAAGCGATCGACACCCTCGATGACGCCCTTCAAGAGGTGGGCAGCGCGTACCGCCGGGGGCGGCTTCGCGCCGGGTTGCGTGCCTGGCGCCGGCGCCTGGCCGTAGGCCTGGCGCGCTGGTCCGATGCCACCGCGGTGGCGCGCGATCAACGCCCGCCGGCGCGCACCTTTGAGACCGCCCGTTTGCTCTGGCGCGCCAGCGAGGCATCCCACCTCTTGCAAAGCGCTCGCCGCGACCGCCTCACCACACATTTTGCGCGCCTGGCCACCGTCCATAACTACGGCCCCTGGTTGGCCCGCGATCGACTGCAGATGGTCAGCGCGCCGCATCTTCCCTTGATGGTCGACCCGGCCGCACCGGTGGACCGCTGGTTGCAGCAAAGCCTGACCCTCGCCGAACGCTTCGACGACCCCGGCTGCCGCGCCCGCGCCCTGGAGCTTCAGGGCTTACTCGCTGCGCACCGCGGTCGGTGGAGCGATGCGCGCGAGCTGCTGCATCAATCCATCGACACGCTTCAACACGTCGGTATCGATGACGCCATCTTTGCAACCCGCTGGCTCAGTCATATCACCCGTGTGGCCCTGGAACTCGGCCAGATCTCCGACGTGATGCCGATCGTCGACAACCTCGCCCATCGCCTGCGTCGCGACCGCGCCGCCAGCGCCCACATCGCCCTCTGCCGCGTCGATTTGCTCGTGGCCCGGGGCGATATCGAGCAAGCAGCTCTCGCACTCAGCCCGGCAAGTGAGCTTGCAGAGCGTACCCCCAACAGCCTGCTCTTCCTTGAGGTGACCTCCCGACGCGCCACCATCGATCTGGCCCTGGGTCGTCCCGAGTTGGTGATCGCCCACCTCGATCTTCTTCGCGATCAGGTCTTCGACCGCGACTTCCTGGCGCTGCCTCACGTGGAGTTCGCCCTCAACCGTGCGCTGGCGCGTGCTCTCGCCAGCCAGGCCGAGCGCCAACGCACCCTCCAGCAAGAGACACTGACTGCCACGCTCCATCGACTGGCCAGGGTCATCCGCCGGCTTGCACGACATGAGCAGCACCTGGGCCTCTCGGAACGAGCCGCATGGCTACGACTCCGCGCCCGCCTGGCGCTACTACGCGAGCACCACTCACGCGCTGCCCGCTTTGTGCGCCAGGCCATCGACCTCTGCGCTCCCTCCCAGAGCGTGCTCAGCCAGACGCTGAACCAGGAGGCCCTGGGCCTCATCCTCACCCGCCAGGAGCGCCCCGAAGCTCGCCAGATCCTGGAGTCGGCCCGTGCGCTGGCCGCCACCCATGCTTTCTACCTCCCCCTGGTCCTCGAAGGCTGGCCGGTCCCCAGAGCACACGCTGTGCTCAAAGCCGACACCGCCTGA
- a CDS encoding matrixin family metalloprotease: protein MMLPDTRHITLLGLLAAIALPSCTHEDAWDEEPMVEEEVPLSNDFRRTMTCEPDLGLPCDGYPKVPVEWPSLTVPYYINESGSPNLHPDDTTIPAALEADIVSAFDAWNAPECSEFLLDYRGTTAFQADYINGPPSQNVNVFVFRDESWPGQNGQAIALTTVTFSRLDGRILDADIEMNGADYVFSNAESGEAGTMDLRNTLTHEVGHFLGLDHAPNPDTTMYATAREGEIDKRDLHPGDIEGLCAIYPLGTPDVTPPSQPAQQGGICSLVAPDQPDHSALLAGALLALGMIWRRRRAGA from the coding sequence ATGATGCTGCCTGATACGCGTCACATCACTCTCCTGGGCCTCCTCGCCGCCATCGCCCTTCCCTCGTGCACTCACGAAGATGCCTGGGATGAAGAGCCGATGGTCGAAGAGGAAGTCCCGCTGAGCAACGACTTCCGTCGCACCATGACCTGCGAGCCCGATCTGGGGCTGCCCTGCGACGGCTACCCCAAAGTACCGGTGGAGTGGCCCTCGCTCACCGTCCCTTACTATATCAACGAATCGGGTTCGCCGAATTTGCACCCCGACGACACCACCATCCCGGCGGCGCTTGAAGCCGACATCGTCAGCGCATTTGACGCGTGGAACGCCCCCGAATGTTCCGAGTTCTTGCTGGACTACCGCGGCACCACTGCATTTCAGGCCGACTACATCAACGGACCTCCATCGCAGAACGTCAACGTCTTCGTCTTCCGGGATGAATCCTGGCCAGGCCAGAACGGCCAGGCCATCGCGCTGACGACCGTGACCTTCAGCCGACTCGACGGCCGCATCCTCGACGCCGACATCGAAATGAACGGCGCAGACTATGTCTTTAGCAACGCCGAAAGCGGCGAAGCCGGCACCATGGATCTTCGCAACACCCTTACCCACGAAGTCGGCCACTTCCTGGGACTGGACCACGCCCCCAATCCCGACACCACCATGTATGCCACTGCCCGCGAGGGTGAGATCGATAAGCGCGATCTGCACCCCGGCGACATCGAGGGACTCTGCGCGATCTATCCCCTGGGCACACCCGATGTCACCCCACCCTCGCAACCTGCGCAACAGGGCGGCATCTGCTCACTTGTCGCCCCGGACCAGCCCGACCATAGCGCTCTGCTCGCCGGCGCACTTCTGGCGCTCGGCATGATCTGGCGTCGACGCCGGGCCGGCGCATGA
- a CDS encoding cyclic nucleotide-binding domain-containing protein: protein MTEKIAETIQESPLFKHLSEADVKALISASDLKIFQPGERIIAEAQAVDHLYIVLTGRIRVWTLGPAGEVELKTMGPGAYFGEVSLMSGNTATATVEVKTGPAQVVALRKEALLAVVERDEKIRKMLQGVTLARAKDTIGKVFK from the coding sequence ATGACCGAAAAGATCGCCGAAACCATCCAGGAAAGCCCCCTCTTCAAACACCTGAGTGAGGCCGATGTGAAGGCGCTCATCAGCGCCAGCGATCTTAAGATCTTTCAGCCTGGCGAACGCATTATCGCAGAGGCTCAGGCTGTCGATCATCTCTACATCGTGCTCACCGGCCGCATCCGCGTCTGGACCCTCGGCCCCGCCGGTGAGGTGGAACTTAAAACGATGGGCCCCGGCGCCTACTTCGGGGAGGTTTCGCTGATGAGCGGCAACACCGCCACCGCCACCGTCGAAGTCAAGACCGGTCCAGCCCAGGTCGTCGCCCTCCGCAAGGAAGCCCTGCTCGCGGTGGTCGAGCGCGACGAGAAAATCCGCAAGATGCTCCAGGGCGTCACGCTGGCTCGCGCCAAAGACACCATTGGCAAGGTCTTCAAATAA
- the rsmA gene encoding 16S rRNA (adenine(1518)-N(6)/adenine(1519)-N(6))-dimethyltransferase RsmA: MADQSQKHPSHALTPGDLLRAFGQRTKKQFGQHFLVDPSILDEIVRCAGLKPGESVLEIGPGCGTLTLMMLQAGARVDSIEIDRDAVAFLQEALPQAWGFTLHPGDALKTDLAAIVSSRPGPWKAVANLPYNVGTEVTFRLFELRETIGSMTLMYQREVAQRMVAKAGEEDYGALSLMVELYADAEIVMSLPPGAFVPPPKVHSSVVNFEMLPKTRIEDHERRAFFERVVKSAFQARRKTLPNGLKALKLPKDQVVAAIESAGLSPKVRPERVGFDDFLKIADALRA, translated from the coding sequence GTGGCAGATCAATCGCAGAAGCATCCTTCGCACGCGCTGACGCCGGGGGATCTCTTACGCGCCTTCGGGCAGCGTACCAAGAAGCAGTTTGGGCAGCATTTTCTGGTGGATCCGAGCATTCTCGATGAGATCGTGCGCTGCGCCGGGCTCAAGCCTGGTGAGTCGGTGTTGGAGATCGGGCCGGGCTGCGGGACGCTTACCCTGATGATGTTGCAGGCGGGGGCGCGGGTGGACTCGATCGAGATCGATCGCGACGCTGTGGCGTTTTTGCAGGAGGCCCTGCCCCAGGCGTGGGGATTTACGCTGCATCCGGGGGATGCGCTGAAAACCGACCTGGCCGCGATTGTGAGCAGCCGCCCCGGCCCCTGGAAGGCGGTGGCGAACCTCCCGTACAACGTGGGGACGGAGGTTACCTTTCGGCTCTTTGAGCTGCGCGAGACGATTGGCTCGATGACGTTGATGTACCAGCGGGAGGTGGCGCAGCGCATGGTGGCGAAAGCCGGCGAGGAGGACTACGGCGCGCTGAGCTTGATGGTGGAGCTTTATGCGGACGCGGAGATCGTCATGAGCCTGCCGCCCGGAGCCTTCGTGCCGCCGCCGAAGGTGCATAGTTCGGTGGTGAACTTCGAGATGTTGCCGAAGACACGCATTGAGGATCATGAGCGACGCGCGTTTTTTGAGCGGGTGGTCAAGTCGGCGTTTCAGGCGCGTCGCAAGACCTTGCCGAACGGGCTTAAGGCGCTCAAGCTCCCCAAAGATCAGGTTGTGGCGGCGATTGAGTCGGCCGGGCTTTCGCCGAAGGTGAGGCCGGAGCGGGTGGGGTTTGACGACTTTCTGAAGATCGCCGACGCGCTTCGGGCTTAA